The window CTACATCAGTATCTGATTTATCATTGTTCTTGGGTGAATATTCTATTGAACGACATGGTAATCAGGTATATCACTTTCCATCTTATTATGAAACTCAATAGGATATATTGTATTGGcatgattttgaaataaaaaagacaataTACTTTCAATAAGAGTTCAAGTAATCTATTTTTAACTACTTTCAGTTAAGTTGCTATCTTGGACATTCTCTTTACTtaagttaaaatttattttatccattatacactgaaatataaattttccTTGTTAACATGGTTTAGGCTCGTAAACTATATGAAATGCTTGAAAAAGAAAGACATACTCGCACAAAATACTCCAACAACTCTGACATATCGTACACAATGGAAGACTTGAGACTCGGGGCGAAAGGAAACATTTCAATGCTTGAACCTGGGCGTAGGATAAAGCTCATCTTAGGTGAACCTGGAGTATccaattttttctataattgcATGCTTCTTGATGCTAAGCCAGACTCAGGACAATTTGTCTATCCCTATGGTGTATTCATTGTTCCCCAAGTAAGTCTCTTTCTCCAATGCATATTATATTGTTCCACAAGATATAGTCGCTACTGTGTTTCGTATCTGTCATTTTACAGACAATTGGATATTCTTTTGTCATTTGTTCAAGATTACGAAGATAATCTTGCATTAATTATTAGAGAGCTTTCCTAGTATGTAAATCAAATCTCAACAAAGCAACTCATTTTAGGGATTATAAAGTGAAGTTGTATGACATGTTTTAGCTTTTATGTTTGAACTATTAAGAGATAATATTGAGGTCTGTTTCATCTGAACCAACTTCCCAGTTGAGATCTAGACGTATTaacttttgtttcttctttttgttatGCCATCATAATTGATCTAGTCCCTTTTTCTACCATAAATCAGGTGTTGTGGCCTacttttgttatatatttgttttaatcaAGCTGGTGTGTGATGTGACTGGACTATATATTTCAGTTAAGAGCTCATGACTGGCTTTACACATCAGAAGAAGGGCAGTGGCTTATTGTTGTAAGTGCAAAGGCTGCTAGATTGTGCATGGTAAGCCTTCTTGTCGCTAAtaaatttagtatattattcCTGTATgcaatttctattttgtttctaataataaaattttcctTATTGACTTTAGGTTTTTCTGGATTCTAGTAATTCCATTTACCCCATGCAGTCCATCCAGGTTAATATCTTACTACTTATTTTACATGTTAGAATGGTTCCGTTTTCTTGCTGAAAGTATGATAACatcttatattttgtttttccttattttaGTCGGACCTTTCTCCTTTAGTCAAGCAGTTGGCTCCAAACTACGGTGACAATGACAATGACCTTCAAATTCCGTATGTATCCATTCGTTACTCTCTATTAGTAGGATGTCCATGATCAGATCATTTGAATAACATTCCCTGAGTTCCTGTGTCCTTCTTGGATATACAATATATCTATATGTCTGTATGTGTGTGGGGGGTGGAAGTTGTCAGTGCACGTGCCTTAGATAttcaaatgttatttttttcacttgcTAGATTTGTTGGAAAAAGGTTTATTGGTTTCCTTTGTTCTCTTTTCGTTTGGCAGGTTTATGGCTGCCGGTGATGGAATTAAGAAGCGAGATATTGTGCACCAGGTTAGATAACTgccatcttttattttatattacaaGATGTGttcaataataaatacggAGTGTATTTTAGAGAGACTTGTTTCAGATTCCCAAGTTCATATTTGGTCTCTTAGACCTTAGTGCCCCTTCCTTGGTTGTGCTGAGTTTTCACCATGATATTAATATGTTGGGCATGAATTCTTTGCTATTTCTTGTCCCAATCAACTTCTTTGATGATTAAATATCACCCAACCATCTGCTTCTGATTTTTGTCTTTTTGTTAATGTAGGTTGAATCTGACTTGACTGGTCTAATCATCGTGGATGATGTGATCTATGAAGCTATACAGCTAcaaatatgcatttttaatttgttgactCATGTGTTCTGTCTTATTTTGGGCAGCTTTAAGTAGTGAAGCAGAAGTTATTCACAACCACTTAGCTAGTCCATACCACAATGGGATTATTTCAGGAATACTGTTGATCTCTTCATATTTGAGCATAGCTACCTCATTTGGAGGCCTGGTGAGCGATTTCCTCACTTGCAAATGACCGATGTGCATTAAATTCTGTCTTGCTTAAGAAGGCCATGCTTTAGTATGCTCTGCTTTCTTATCAATGTCTAGATTagtatatgaatattttttttatatttgttatattatCACTTTGCCTTTAAATCGTCCATAAATTTTGGTGTGTGGCTGTAGTTTTTGAATAACTGGATTTAAGGCTACTCTTCCATGTTTTCTAGGTAAAAACAGCGGTTCTTGGTCTTGGGGCGGGACTGCTTCCTATGTTCATGAAGAAAAATCTACCCACCCTCCAGATTGAGGTTTAGTTAAATTCTGATACTTTACATTCCTGATTATTTTGCTATCTCACCCTTATGcaaattcttattttcataGGTTATCGAGTTAGATCCAGTGGTATTGGATGTTGCTAGGGATTTTTTTGGTTTCGAAGAGGATGAGCGCTTGAAGGTAAcactatttttgaaaataaatcccGAATTGAAATTGTAGGGGGTTAAGATGCTTGACAACTTCTTATTTAAGTTCATGAAAATAACTTCTTATTTAAGTTCATGAAAATAATATGCATTACTTATAGTACTTGTTATTTTAAACTACAAACATAATGTTACATAAAAGAGATGCATATGGTTTAAATTCGACTGCAGGcattttcaaaatcttcaaTCCATTTTATGTTCCTTTGTAGGTACATGTTACAGATGGAATTAAATTTGTCAAGGAGATAGCAGATTCTAAGGTTGAGGGAGGTAAAGTTACATCAACTATCTgtgaaaatagagaaaaatgtGCTTAACTAACCCCAATGCATTATATAATCGCATTGTACTCTGTCCAGAAGAAAAAAGCCTCAGAAAAATCGACATTCTCGTGGTCGATGTCGACTCATCAGACACTAGGTAATGTGGATATCTTAACCGGTTATTCATCATCGTCATCTTCTTTGTTAATTTTCTCAATGCGCCTATGACAATCTTATCCAGTTCTGGTTTGACATGCCCTGAAGCGGATTTTGTCGAAGAATATTTTCTGTTGGCCGCGAAAGAATCACTTTCTGAGCAAGGTTTATTCATCATCAATCTGGTCTCGAGATCCTCTACCATGAAAGATGCAGTGTATACGCGCCTGAAAAAGGCAAGAACTATAGTGATGTGGAAAATAGTATGATTCCGATTCAAGCTAATTGCACCATCATGTTAATTTTGACACATATTTCGGTTTCTTCTTGTTGCAATTTGCAGGTATTCAGCAACATCTTTTGCCTCAAGATCGAAGAAGATGTCAACGAAGTACTTTTTGCGCTCAAGACCGACTTCGCCATTGAAGAGCAGCAGCTCTCAGAAGCTCGTAATGCAGTTGCCAGGTATTCAGAAGAGGCAAAGGAATGGGGCGAAAAAGTCGTGGATCTATCAAAATCGATCGAGCTACTGAGTTAATGAAGGAGGAGATGGAAGTTGTACAAACATTTTGTTTTCCTtcaatatatacatgtatactACTTAGAGTATtactttcttaatttatttattttatataacaaAACTGCCAGTTTGCAGATAAAAGATGTGTTAGGACAGTTATTGGccttttgcatttttgttttatttgaacaGAAATATGACTAAGACTTTGATAAGCATAAAATGTTTAGTGACATCCAGTTataataaaactcaaaactatcAAGAAACAACATACCTTCTTGCATTTCTCCTAATATCTGCAAACAAAACGCTGAAAACAGATAAAGTACAAAGgcaatattgaaaattatgaagtGATGTGATTCCAAGTGCTTTCTGGTTGAAATTATTTTCGACAATTGTTATTCAACCGAAAAAAATGAGgaataaattattgtatgCTACACTATATCAGATCAAAAGAGTTTCCAggtgaaaaaaaaagcaaagaaTATAAACTAAAAGCTATAATACAGACATCTGATTCAGTTCCTCAGGCTCCTTCGAACAGCAGATAAAAAGACACTCTGTAGGTCGGT is drawn from Salvia hispanica cultivar TCC Black 2014 chromosome 6, UniMelb_Shisp_WGS_1.0, whole genome shotgun sequence and contains these coding sequences:
- the LOC125195650 gene encoding LOW QUALITY PROTEIN: eEF1A lysine and N-terminal methyltransferase (The sequence of the model RefSeq protein was modified relative to this genomic sequence to represent the inferred CDS: inserted 2 bases in 1 codon) yields the protein MGKKKSKQQRRIANGEQQIKQEEILKTLGDFTDKDNWDKFFTLRGSEDNFEWYAEWPQLRSLLTDNLSFPEKPPKEVTILVPGCGNSKLSEQLYDAGFQSITNIDFSKVVIMDMLRRNVRERPEMKWRVMDMTELQFDGGSFNAVVDKGGLDALMEPKLGSRLGILYLSEVKRVMETGGKFICLTLAESHVLDLLLREFRFGWKMSIHAITQAPPYGTTPELQTFVVVAEKDTPTSVSDLSLFLGEYSIERHGNQARKLYEMLEKERHTRTKYSNNSDISYTMEDLRLGAKGNISMLEPGRRIKLILGEPGVSNFFYNCMLLDAKPDSGQFVYPYGVFIVPQLRAHDWLYTSEEGQWLIVVSAKAARLCMVFLDSSNSIYPMQSIQSDLSPLVKQLAPNYGDNDNDLQIPFMAAGDGIKKRDIVHQVESDLTGLIIVDDVIYEAIQLQICIFNLLTHVFCLILXAALSSEAEVIHNHLASPYHNGIISGILLISSYLSIATSFGGLVKTAVLGLGAGLLPMFMKKNLPTLQIEVIELDPVVLDVARDFFGFEEDERLKVHVTDGIKFVKEIADSKVEGEEKSLRKIDILVVDVDSSDTSSGLTCPEADFVEEYFLLAAKESLSEQGLFIINLVSRSSTMKDAVYTRLKKVFSNIFCLKIEEDVNEVLFALKTDFAIEEQQLSEARNAVARYSEEAKEWGEKVVDLSKSIELLS